The following DNA comes from Amycolatopsis albispora.
AGCGACGCCAGGGTCCGGCGTTCCGGGCTCACGTCCGTCCACTCCGGACCTTCGTCGGCGGCGAGCCAGTGCCCGGCGTGCCCGATGCCGAGCCCGCCTCCGGCGGATTCGACCCACAGCGCCATCTCGGGCTGGCTCGCCACCCACACCCGGCCGCGGGTGCGGACGACACCGTCGAGCAGCACGTCGATGGCGTCGTGGAGGCGTTCCGGGTGGAACGGCCGGGTACGGGTGTAGGTCAGCAGCGCGATGCCACAGTCCTCGACGAGCGGCGGCTCACCACGCAGGAGCGTGCCGTGCATGTCGGTCACCTCGCCGCGGCGGGCGCCGGCGGGCACGACGTCGGCCACCTCGGTGGTGGTGGCCAATTCGAGGCGAGGCGCGGTCGGGGCGAGGCGGTCGAGCACGGCAGCGGTCTTGGCGGCGCTCCACGCGTCGGGCGCGTCGCCGTCGAGGACCAGCACGTCGGCGAACTCGGCCTGCGCGATGCCGACCTGGGCCAGCGTGCGCTCGTCCTCCGGGCTGGCCTGCAGCGCTCGCTCGGCGAGGGTGTCGTCACCGGTGACGTCGGCGAGCCAGCTCGCGCGGTCGAGCACGGCGACCACCGCGTCCACCCGGACGTCCTCGATGACCGGGTGGTCACCGACCAGCGTGTGCTCCAGCGCCCAGCACACCGGTTCCGGCTCCATCGCCTCGTCGAGGCGCACCACGATCCGCCGGACCTCGGGCAGCCGGGTCAGCTGGCGCAGCAGCGGCAGCAGGTCCTGGCGCAGGGTGCACGACACGCAGCCGTGGGCCAGCTCCAGCACGGTGAGCTGGTCACGCGCGCCGAGCTGGAGGCGGCGGGTGACCACACCCTCGTGGATCCGGCGGAGATTGTGGTGCACCACCGCGGTTCCGGGTTCGCCGGCGCGGAGGCGGTCCGCCAGCGCGGCGCTGGGCCCGGCGGCCAGGCCGCCGATCAGGGTGAGGGGAATGCGGGGGTCTTCGGTCACGGGTGTGTACTGTAGTTGAAAACGACTATCAATTCCAATTGAGGAGGACAGGTGTCGGCTGTGTGCCAGGTCACCGGGCGGCGGCCCGGGTTCGGCAAGCAGGTCTCGCATTCGCACAAGCGGACTTCGCGGCGCTGGGACCCCAACCTGCAGACGCGGCGGTACTGGGTGCCGAGCGAGGGCCGCTGGGTCCGGCTGCGCGTCTCGGTCAAGGGCATGAAGACCATCGACAAGCGCGGGATCGACGCGGTGGTCGCCTCCCTGCGGGCACGCGGGGAGAAGCTCTGATGGCGCGCAACGAACTCCGGCCGATCGTCAAGCTGCGGTCCACCGCCGGTACCGGCTTCACCTACGTCACCAGGAAGAACCGCCGCAACGACCCGGACCGGATGGTGCTGCGCAAGTACGACCCGGTGGTGCGGCGGCACGTCGAGTTCAAGGAGGACCGCTGATGGCGAAGAAGTCGAAGATCGCCCGCGACGCGCAGCGGCGGGTCGTGGTGGCCCGGTACGCCGAGCGGCGGGCGGAGCTGAAGGAGATCGTGCGCTCCCCCGCTTCTTCACCGGAGGCCCGCGCGGCGGCGGTTTCCGCGCTGCAGTCGATGCCCCGCGACGCGAGCCCGACGCGGCTGCGCAACCGGGACGTCGCCGACGGGCGGCCGCGGGGGCACCTGCGGAAGTTCGGGTTGTCGCGGGTCCGGTTCCGGCAGATGGCGCACAACGGTGAGCTGCCGGGCGTTTCGAAGTCGAGTTGGTGAGCGGGCGTGAAGCGTGAGCTGAAGAAGCGGCGGAACCTGCTGGCCACCGAGAAGGTGTCCGAAGTGGACTGGAAGGACACGGCGCTGCTGCGGAAGTTCATCTCCGACCGCGGCAAGATCCGCGCGCGGCGGGTGACCGGGCTGACGCCGCAGCAGCAGCGGCAGGTGGCCACCGCGATCAAGAACGCACGGGAAATGGCGCTACTGCCCTACCCGGCGCGGGGTCGCTAGGGATTGACTGTCACGAATGTGGCTTTCGAGATGTTTCGCGTCCCGAAAGCCACATTCGTGACACTTCCCCGGTCGCTCAGTGGTCGTCGTAGTGCGAGGCGTGTGCGGCGTGCCGGTGGCCGTCGTGCAGGTAGTCGACGTGGTCGCCGTGCGGGACGGCGACGTGGCCGCAGCCGTCCCCGTGCTCGTGCGGGTGCGCTTCGTGCGTCACGTGCCCGGTGGGCTCACACTCGTCGTAGTGGCCGTCGTGCTCGCGGTGCAGGTGTCCATCGTGGACGTAGTCGACGTGCTCACCGTGGGGCACCGCGACATGTCCGCATCCTTCACCGTGCCGGTGGTCGTGGCCCGTGTGTTCGGCGTGTGCGGTGGTCATGGTCGGCTCCTTCCGGATTCGCGGCCACGCTAACACCGCGTGCGCGCTCCCGCGTGCCACGTCAACCCGATCGGGTCACCCCAGCAGCAGGCGGGCCCGCGCCAGCCGGTCCACCTGCTCGCGCCAGTCCCCGCCGCCGACGCCGAGCACCAGGTGGTCCACCCCGGCGGCGGCGTACTCGGCGAACCGGTCGGCCGCCTCGTCCGGGGTGCCGGTGATCGGCACGCGCCGCGCCCGCTCCGGCGCCATGCCGTACCCACCGGCGATCTGCGCGGCGAGGTCCTCCGCCGAGGTGCCCCCGAACGAGACCACCCCGCCGACGGTCACCGTCGGCAGCGGCCGTTCGTACTCCGCCGCCAGCTCGGCCAGGTGCCCGCGCCCGCGGACCACCTCGTCGACCGGAATGAGCGAGGGAAACCAGCCGTCACCGAAGCGCGCCGCCCGCCGCCTGGCCACGGCCGAATCGTTGCCCACCCAGATCAGCGGGGTCTTCACCGCGGGCGCGAGCTGCACCTCCGGCTCCCCCGGTTCGTCCGGCAGGCGCACCGGCTTGCCCACGAACAGCTCCGGCAACAGGCGCAACGCCACGTCGGTGCGCCTGCCCCGGTCGGCGAACGGCACGCCGGCCGCCGCCCACTGCCCCGCCCCGCCGCCCGACCCGACCCCCAGGACGAGTCGGCCGCCGGAGAGGAACTGCAGGCTGGCCAGATGCTTGGCGGCCCAGGCCAGCGGCCGGATGGCGGGCACGAAAACGCCGGTGCCGATCCGGACCCGCTCGGTGACCGCGGCCGCGGTGGCCAGCGCGGCCACGCTGTCCAGAGTGGACATACCGGTGGCCAGGTGGTCGCCCGTCCAGACCCCGTCGAGCCCGGCCGCCTCGGCGTGCCGCGCCGCCGTGCGCAGGTCGAAACCCTGTTCCAGCTGCGTGGTCACCGACGGCAGGACCACCCCGATCTCCATCATGGCCACGATCCTGGGACCTCGACCAAGCTGGAGGTCAACCCCTAGTGGTGCAACTGCCCCAGGAATTCCAGCAGCAGGCGCTCTCGCAGCCGGGGTGGCGCGGCCGCGAGCAGGGTGTTGACCTCCGCCATCCGCGCGGGCACCGCACCACCGTCGCCGAGCCCGGCGGCCGCGAGCAGCCCGGCGAACTGCTCGGAAGTCAGCCCCTCCGGGTCCAGTGCCGCGACGAACTCCAGCACCCGGGGATCCACCTCGACGGGCCCGGCCGCACGCGCCACGGTCACCGCGGATTCGAGATCGGCGAGGAATTCCCGCTCGTGGCCCCGGTTCGCGGCCGACAGCGTCAGGTGCAGGTTCGACGGCGAGACACCGTGCGCGAACTGCGGCTGGACGTACCAGTTCCGCGCGGACATCTCGTCGGCCACGGTGAACAGGTCGAAGCCCGGCGTGCCGTCGAGCGCGAGCGCGACCAGGGTCGAGTCGGGCGCGCCGAGCACCCGCAGGCCGTCGATCTTGCCGATCCCGGCGGCGATCTCCTCGGCCGCCGCCCGCGCGTCGAGCGCCAGGCGCCGGTAGCCGTCGGCGCCGATGTGCCGCACCACCGCCCACGCCGCGGCCAGCGGGCCACCCGAGCGCGTGGACTGCACGGTGGTGTTGAGCATCGTGTAGCCGGGCCAGTCGGCGCTGGCGAAGTAGTGCCCGCGCCGCAGTTCCGCGCCGGCGTGCAACAGGACCGACACGCCCTTCGGGCAGTAGGCGTACTTGTGCAGGTCGACCGAAACGCTGGTCACCCCGGGCACGTCGAAGCCGAACGGCGGCACCCCGAGGTGCGGCAGCACCCAGCCGCCGATGCAGGCGTCGACGTGCATCCGGATCCCCCTGGCCGCCGCGGCCGCGGCGATTTCGGCGATCGGGTCGAGCACACCGTGCGCGTAGGACGGCGCGCTCGCCACCACCAGCACGGTGCGCTCGTCCATCGCGGCCGCCATCGCCGCCGGGTCGGCGCGGAAGGTCACCGGATCGACCGGCACCGGCACCGCGCGCACGCCGAAGAAGTGCGCCGCCTTGTGGAAGGCCGCGTGCGCGGTCTCCGGCAGCACCATCGCCGGTTCACGCACCTCCGGCGCGCCGGTGCGCGCGGCGAGCACCGCCAGCAGGCAGGATTCGGTACCACCGGAGGTCACCGCGCCGACCGTGTGCTCGGTGCCGCCGACCAGTTCCGCGGTGGTGGCCACCAGTTCGTTCTCCAGCCGCAGCAGGCTCGGGAACGCGGTGGGGTCGAGCCCGTTGGCGTGCGCGGCCAGCGCGTGCGCCTCGGCGGCCAGTTCGTCCACTCCGGACAGTCCGCTGTCGTAGACGTAGGCCAGCGTCCTGGCGCCGTGCGTGGGCAGGTCCCCGGCACGCAGCGCGCGGAGTTCGGCGAGCACCTCCGCCGCGGCGGTCATCGGCCCGGTTCCAGGATCGACTTGCGCAGCAGCGGCAGGGCGACGGCCACCAGGATCGCGGGCAGCAACGAGAACCCGACGAGGATCGCGGTGACCGCGCTGTCCGGCTGCGCCGCCGACGAGTCCACAGAGGACACATAACCGCCGAGCTGGAGGATCAGCCCGAACAGGCCGGGCCCCAGCGCCAGGCCGAGCGTCT
Coding sequences within:
- the mrf gene encoding ribosome hibernation factor-recruiting GTPase MRF; the encoded protein is MTEDPRIPLTLIGGLAAGPSAALADRLRAGEPGTAVVHHNLRRIHEGVVTRRLQLGARDQLTVLELAHGCVSCTLRQDLLPLLRQLTRLPEVRRIVVRLDEAMEPEPVCWALEHTLVGDHPVIEDVRVDAVVAVLDRASWLADVTGDDTLAERALQASPEDERTLAQVGIAQAEFADVLVLDGDAPDAWSAAKTAAVLDRLAPTAPRLELATTTEVADVVPAGARRGEVTDMHGTLLRGEPPLVEDCGIALLTYTRTRPFHPERLHDAIDVLLDGVVRTRGRVWVASQPEMALWVESAGGGLGIGHAGHWLAADEGPEWTDVSPERRTLASLRWDPEFGDRAQELVVLTHQATPEEVSAALDAALLTDEELAAGPEAWARYPDPFGEWHEEPCDDSDNAEKAPGHEVSAADRKDEQR
- the rpmB gene encoding 50S ribosomal protein L28, yielding MSAVCQVTGRRPGFGKQVSHSHKRTSRRWDPNLQTRRYWVPSEGRWVRLRVSVKGMKTIDKRGIDAVVASLRARGEKL
- the rpmG gene encoding 50S ribosomal protein L33, whose amino-acid sequence is MARNELRPIVKLRSTAGTGFTYVTRKNRRNDPDRMVLRKYDPVVRRHVEFKEDR
- the rpsN gene encoding 30S ribosomal protein S14, with amino-acid sequence MAKKSKIARDAQRRVVVARYAERRAELKEIVRSPASSPEARAAAVSALQSMPRDASPTRLRNRDVADGRPRGHLRKFGLSRVRFRQMAHNGELPGVSKSSW
- the rpsR gene encoding 30S ribosomal protein S18 — protein: MKRELKKRRNLLATEKVSEVDWKDTALLRKFISDRGKIRARRVTGLTPQQQRQVATAIKNAREMALLPYPARGR
- a CDS encoding LLM class flavin-dependent oxidoreductase codes for the protein MMEIGVVLPSVTTQLEQGFDLRTAARHAEAAGLDGVWTGDHLATGMSTLDSVAALATAAAVTERVRIGTGVFVPAIRPLAWAAKHLASLQFLSGGRLVLGVGSGGGAGQWAAAGVPFADRGRRTDVALRLLPELFVGKPVRLPDEPGEPEVQLAPAVKTPLIWVGNDSAVARRRAARFGDGWFPSLIPVDEVVRGRGHLAELAAEYERPLPTVTVGGVVSFGGTSAEDLAAQIAGGYGMAPERARRVPITGTPDEAADRFAEYAAAGVDHLVLGVGGGDWREQVDRLARARLLLG
- a CDS encoding pyridoxal phosphate-dependent decarboxylase family protein, translated to MTAAAEVLAELRALRAGDLPTHGARTLAYVYDSGLSGVDELAAEAHALAAHANGLDPTAFPSLLRLENELVATTAELVGGTEHTVGAVTSGGTESCLLAVLAARTGAPEVREPAMVLPETAHAAFHKAAHFFGVRAVPVPVDPVTFRADPAAMAAAMDERTVLVVASAPSYAHGVLDPIAEIAAAAAARGIRMHVDACIGGWVLPHLGVPPFGFDVPGVTSVSVDLHKYAYCPKGVSVLLHAGAELRRGHYFASADWPGYTMLNTTVQSTRSGGPLAAAWAVVRHIGADGYRRLALDARAAAEEIAAGIGKIDGLRVLGAPDSTLVALALDGTPGFDLFTVADEMSARNWYVQPQFAHGVSPSNLHLTLSAANRGHEREFLADLESAVTVARAAGPVEVDPRVLEFVAALDPEGLTSEQFAGLLAAAGLGDGGAVPARMAEVNTLLAAAPPRLRERLLLEFLGQLHH